In the Triticum aestivum cultivar Chinese Spring chromosome 2B, IWGSC CS RefSeq v2.1, whole genome shotgun sequence genome, TGAACATTATCCGGATTGGATATATagtgtaagggcatgtacaatggttcatAAAGCGgtcttatcttaaatcttgcatgtaatttagagataacaaaaaaacatgtctacaatgggtcatctcttagccttatcttcaataactagttattcctaaaaatatggtgagacatattgtgctaagagatcatctcttgccttctcttaattaagagaagacaagccttctcttatgatttctctctcctccacctcatcatttatcctacgtgacattgctaagatagaaccatCCATACCCTAAACCGCTTGATTATCTCTTTCCCATCTAGAACATGCTATTTAATAGACTAGTAGTAGCATATACCGAAGTCAAAATAGAATATGCCATCCGTTGACAAATCACATCATAGCGGTAGAAAGGGACGGTGATCTACCTAGTATCACGCCCAAATCACTTCTTACCCGATCCACCCAAGATAAGAGATAGGGAGATCTTTTCTAAAAATGTCCACCCAAGAGTAAAAACGAAATGAACGGGTGAAGAAAATGTAGTAACTAGGAAAGTCTTTCTCAGACATTCCAATCCATGAATCCAGGCTCCCTTTAGTTTTGTATACGCTTTCCATTTCGTGGCCTGATCTGCCGCCCGACGCCTCGACCCACCCACGCCCCCGTTGCCTATataaacaccagcccgcaccaccaccaagcatccatcaaacaagcactagTCCACAACACACATCCCATCCATCCTTTGAGTTGAAGCAAGACAAGAGAAACAATGGCTCCCATGCTCAAGCGGATCGCCCAGGACGAGCCCAAGAAGGCGGCGTACGTGACCTTCCTCGCCGGCTCCGGCGACTACTGGAAGGGCGTGGTGGGCCTGGCCAAGGGCCTCCGCGCCGTCAAGTCGGCCTACCCGCTCGTGGTGGCCGTGCTCCCCGACGTCCCCGAGGACCACCGCCAGAAGCTGCTCGCCCAGGGCTGCCTCGTCCGCGAGATCGTGCCCGTCTACCCGCCGGAGAGCCAGACCCAGTTCGCCATGGCATACTACGTCATCAACTACTCCAAGCTCCGCATCTGGGAGGTACATCATCACCTACTTATTCCTAGCTTGATCCGTCGTCTCTTCAGTTTCATCCTTGGCTTGACGCTGACGACGATGAGGTTTGTGGTGTATGTACTATGCAGTTCGTGGAGTACGAGAGGATGGTGTACCTGGACGCGGACATCCAGGTGTACGACAACGTCGACCACCTCTTCGACCTCGAGAAGGGCAGCTTCTACGCCGTCAAGGACTGCTTCTGCGAGAAGACGTGGAGCCACACCAAGCAGTACGAGATCGGCTACTGCCAGCAGTGCCCCGACAGGGTCGTCTGGCCGGAGCGCGACCTCGGCGTGCCCCCGCCGCCGCTCTACTTCAACGCCGGCATGTTCGTGCACGAGCCCAGCATGGCCACCGCCAAGGCCCTGCTCGACAAGCTCGTCGTCACCGACCCCACCCCCTTCGCCGAGCAGGACTTCCTCAACATGTTCTTCAGGGACGTGTACACGCCCATTCCGCCCGTCTACAACCTCGTCTTGGCCATGCTCTGGAGGCACCCCGAGAACATCCAGCTCCACAAGGTCAAGGTCGTCCACTACTGTGCAGCGGTACGTCCTTCCTTCACATCTTTGTCACAATATTATGATTACGCTCTTGATCATGATCGATGCTTCCATGACAGGGTTCGAAGCCGTGGAGGTACACCGGCGAGGAGGCCAACATGGACAGGGAGGACATCAAGATGCTGGTCAAGAAATGGTGGGCCATCTACGACGACGAGAGCCTCAACTACAAGCCTGCCGCCGACCCGCTGCGTGCTGCCCTCGCCGAGGTCGTCGCCGTCAAGTCCTTCCCGGCGCCCTCGGCTGCATAGGCTCGCTCGCTGCAAAAAGGCGTGTAATGGTCCTTAATAAATAGGAATATATCCAAAATTAGGGATTTCCTCAGTACGTAATATCGTGGTCGATTCAGTATCTGCATGTTTTGGTATTGTAGATCATCAATGGATCATATATATACAGTGTTCTTTTCTTGATTGAGGTACGGTCATAGTGTTTTTCTTGATTCAGTATCTACACGTTTTGGTATTGTAGATCAATCAATCATATACAGTGTTCTTTCTTTTTGATCATTTATTGTCATCATAGTGTTTTTTGGTTTGTATAAGGAAGGATTTTGTAAGCACGTGCAAGCACGCGGTTGGTCCAACTACTAAGTTTATAGATCGACCTGCTACGCACTCGTATGCATGGCTGCAACGTTTTGGAAACTACTAGTAAGATATTTTTCCCGCTACTAGTGCTTGTAGATCCTGTGGTGTCACCTGTGATCGCCGTATCCTTTTGGATATTCATTCTCGATAGTGCCTTGTTAGGTGGTGTTCCCCTTGCTGTCTACGTGCCTTGAGTTTGTCCTACTTTGCGACCAACACCAAGTAGTAGAGTATCTGGTAGCTCACTCGATCAAGATCAAGCGATGGAGACAAGGCGACCAACCAAAACGTGAGATGGTCCGTTTCTTTCGTTTGGACTTAGCGCGCGCGTGCATCGCTCTCCGTCGACGGCTGTCCTGCTTCCTTGTCGACGTGAAAGGCTCCGTCCGCCCGGTGACCCGGCCGGACGACGATGCTGCCCGTTTCGTCCTCGGCATGTCGAAATCGCATCGGTGGCCCGTCCACGTACACGGCCGCGACAGCCGGCCAACTTCCGCGGGACCGTCGTCGTCGCTCCTACAACGAACGACTGTCTAATTGGTCAACACCGTTGTAGCTTCTCCTTCCCTAGGAGCCATGGCACGGCATGGCGTGGCCTGGAAAACGTAGCTAGCTTGCCTCCCTCGACGAGGGCGAGATTGAGCTCCTCGTCATGGTATAGTGTACCTGTGTACGTCCAGATCGACGCCTGCCAAATCAATCAGGGTGTGTCTAGGGCACGTGTACGTAGATGTGCCCTAGTTATTACACTGGTTCCTCGTCTATTTCGTCAACACACCGCTGCTCCTTCCGTGCGAGCCATGGCACGGCGCGGACTGATCGGCCTGGAAAGCGTGGCTAGCTTGCCGCCGGACGAGGGCGAGATCGAGCTCCTCGATCGGTGCAGCTCGCCGAGGCCGGCCGGCTAGCGGTCAACTATGGACCGAGCCTGGATTTGATTTTTGATCTGCGCGCGCGGGGGACCGGCGTGATCGATCGGGATGCATGCATGGATCTGGCCGGCCGGTGCACACGTAGCATCGATCCTTACCGCTAGCTAAGGTATCGCGTACGTGCGCGTCGGCCTCGTCGTGTCGAGATCGTCGTCGCGTGCACCGCGTCCAATTCCATGTGCACGGCCGGGCCCTAGCTAGTTTGACGTGGTACAGTGTGCGTCGTCCTCGTCGGCACGGGCTGATGCCGCATGGAACAATTAACTAAGCTAGTGACCGCGAGCCGCCGGCCACCTAGCGTTCGCCGACAGCGCGTCGGCGTCCTGGCCGTGACGTGGTATATCTAATCCAGCATGGGCAAGAATATATAGTACATAGCTTACGTTGACAGGTACTAGTCCAGTAGTCCATGCCTTATTGAGAAGAGTAGTATAGCAGTGACATCGTGTGACAGTTTTTTTTAACCCGGGCCATAACCCCTTTCCATTAATAGCATAACGGAAATACAAAGTTCACCGAACACAGACCCAACATAAACGACTACAACATAAGGAAGCTAGAAAGGGGTAAGGCGAGATCAAAGCACCACTGGGAAACCCACTATGAGCACTCGTCATTGAGCAGCCCATCGCGGGGCGAAAACCCAGTGACACCTAGCATCACGCAAATCTCTAGACCTAAACAAACCAAGACAATCTCCAACAGAAACCATAACAGTACAACACCACCATGCCCGTAGGCTAACACACAGGAGAGCAAAAGCACTCGCGCAGGAGTGAGATTAAACCAAACTGGCAAACACAGAGTTGAAGCTTTGCATTGGTGGAGGAGTATCAATTCGTCGTTGACGGAGGTGCACAAATCCTCATCATCGTCGAAGCATTTGACCTCAGCATCTTGGCTCCACGCTTCATGGACTCCCGCTCCTCACCAGCCATCAAACCTGCCCAGTATGTCAAAAAGCCACAAGAAGCATACACCACATTAAAAGGACTTTTAAGAGATTTGTGCTCAAAGGTAGCCTGATTGCAACTGATCCAAATTGCCCATCATATAGCTGTCAAACCAAACGTATAAAATTTAGCCCCATTAGGAAGGAAAATGTAACACCAGGAGAAGTACTGCCAAAGGTTGTTTGGACACAACGATGTGCCAAACACACACCCAACCGTCCTCCAAACCACCGAGCAACAGGACAAGTAAAGAAAAGATGCTGCGAGGTTTCCACCTCATTGCAGAACGAGCACTTAGGATTTCCTGCCCATTTTCGCCTTCTCATGACATCTCGAGTCAAAACCGCATCTTGGAACAATTGCCAGAGAAAGATTTGAATCTTAAGAGGGATTTTTGCTTTCCATATCCATCTGAAATCACACCCCGTCAGGGTTCTCTCCAAATAGGTATAGACCGATTTGGTCGAGAATTTACCTTTCTTCCCCAATCTCCAGCAAATATAATCCGTCTCATCGGATAAATGCCAAGAGTTAACCACCTTAACTAGATCGTTCCACTGATCCGTAAGGGGTGGATGAAGGTTCCTTCTAAAAAGATCGCTACCCTCAAAGTTTTTGAATTCAGCAACAGTAATCTCCTGATAATTACAGATGCTGAACAAGGCCGGAAACTTAACACGCAAAGGAGCAGCACCCCTAATGGGGTCATTCCAGACTCTGGCTATATTCCCAGAATTTAAAATCACTTCTCTACCTGCCAACTATATCTCTTTTACTTTTACAATAGCTTTGGGGAATCCCCAAATTTACTCTTCACCGAGGGGACCGTGTCATTTCTGAAGTATTTAGCACGGATTATCTCCTGCCAAAGGCCTTGTTGGGTTTCCAGCTTCCACCACCATTTGGTGAGGAGACTGATGTTTTGTCTGTGCAAGTCTTTAACTCCCAAACCCCCTTTATTCTTAGACCTGCATATCCTAGACCACCTGACCAAGTGATATCTTCTCCGACCATCAGTCTCTTGCCAAAAGAACTTCTTTCTATGCTTATCTAGTTTCTCAATATTCTTCTTAGATAGCATAAACATAGACATGTAGTAGAACACGATGCTTGTAAGGGAGGAGTTGAGAAGGGTCAATCTCCCTCCCGAGGAGGCCGCATTACCAATCCAAGATTCACAACACTTGAGGACTTTGTCATCAACAAAATCCCAGTCTATCGCACGGAGGGCAGAATAGCTCACAGGTACCACTAAGTATTTCATAGGGAAATGGCCAATCTGGCAATTGAAAAGTTCagaatgaaaagcaagaacctcatcaTCCCCTCCAATGCATAAAATTTCACTCTTCAGGAAATTAATCTTAAGCCCTGACATAAGTTCGAACAAATAAAGCAAGAGCTTCAGATTAACCGCGGCTTCTTTATCATGCTCAAAAACACACGACCGTGTCGTCTGCATATTGGAGAATAGCCACACCCCCATCAATCAGGTCCGGAGCTAGACCTGTTATCATTTCTCTTTTTGAGCATTCAGGATCATTTTGGATAAGGCTTCCACAGCCATATTGAATAAGAAAGGTGAGTGCGGGTCCCCTTGTCGCACTCCCTTGCAGCTTTGGAAGTAAGGACCTTTTTCATTATTCAATTTGATATCAATGGTCCTATTCTTAAGGATATTCTGGATCCACCCACACCACACTGGGCCAAAACCCCTGTTGCTGTGGCATTCAAGAAGAAAATCCCAATTGATCTTATCATATGCTTTTTCGAAATCGAGTTTCAACACCACAtcaattttctttttcctttgtgtGTGATGAAGAATTTCATGAAGGGTTAAGATGCCATCCATAATATTCCTGTGTTTTATGAATGCATTTTGATGTTTGCTGATTAGTATATCTGCAAACATGGAAGCTCTATTGTCCAACACTTTAGTAATAAGCTTGTAAGGACATCATAGCAGACAAATAGGCCTATATTGCTGAATTTTTTAGCTCCATTCATCTTAGGGATAAGGGTAATCACCCCATAATTCAGCCGAGCCACATCTAACGTGTTGTTGTGAAAGGCATCGAACAGACTCATAATATCCTTTTTCACAAACTCCCAGCAATGTTTATAGAACTCTGCAGGTATGTTATCCGGGCCCGGGGCTCGGTTGCTCTTCATATTGAAGAGAGCTTTTTTCACTTCTTCTTCAGTGAATTTACTAGTAAGCAGGATATTATCGTCTTCAGTTAACTTCTCATTATCAGCCCACATACCAGGAGACAAGTGAAAGAGGTTTCCTCTAGCAGGTCCAAATAGCTCCTTATAGTACGCTGTGGCATGAGCTAGAAGGTTAGTGGTCCCCTCGATCACTACATCCCCATCCGTAAGGGACTGGATCGTATTTTTTCTCTTTTTACCATTAGCCACTCTGTGATAAAAGGTTGTGTTTCGATACCCTTTTAAGAGCCAGCGTTCATTCGATTGCTGTAGCCAATACAGCTCTTCTTTGAAAAGAATCTCGCTGAGTTCTATCTGCAGTGTAGTTTTCCTCTCATATAGCTCAGGGTCGAGAGGCCCTTCCTCTTCTTTACTCTCTATCTCTTCTAACTCCCTCTTTATTTCCCTTTTTCTCTTCCTGGCATGGCCAAACATGTTCGAGCCCCACCCTTTAAAGTATTTTTTGAGACGTTTCAGTTTGATATTAAGAATATCAATAGGATCATCAGTTCGGACAGGTTGCTCCCAAATCTCCTTGGCAATGGGGTAAAAACTTTCGTCACACAGCCAGCTAAGTTCGAACCTGAACTCGTGTTGATTAGGCTTTTTTTGTCTCTCCTCTCCCGAGGACAAAAGAAGTGGATTGTGGTCCGAAACACCCCTCACCAGTTTACGAACCGTGACCAAAGGAAATATCTCCTCCCATTCAAAGCTCATCAGGACTCTGTCGAGTTTTTGCAGAGTAGGGTGTTTTTGGTTATTAGTCCACGTATACTTGCCACCCCCCATATAAATCTCTCGAAGGTTCAAAGAGTTTATAATGGAGTTGAATTTATCCACATAAGGGGATCTATTCAAGGTTTTATTTTTATCACAGGCCTCTCTGAGGATATTAAAATCCCCCCCACTATGTACGGGGCATGTGTGTGAGCACACATCGCGGATAGTTCTACCAGAAAGTCATCTTTACTGTCATCATGGGCTGCTCCATATACAGTAATGAGAGCCCAGACAATCTTACGGTTAACATCATAAAGGTTGGCCTGCAAACAAAATCTACCAGGAATCCAAGATATAACTTCTAGGGTCTCCTTCTTAATACCACAGAGGATCCCCCTGCTTTGCCAATTGATGGAATCCAATTCCAATCAAATTGAGTCACGGGGTCTATATTCCTGAGATTCTTAGGAGGGAACTTCTTCTTCATAGTCTCCTGAAGACAAAGGAAATCTAGGGAATGATCCTTTATCATGTCAGAGAAGCAGGCACTCATTCCCTTTTTGCCTGCTCCCCTGCAATTCCAAAAGATACGATTCATTTAATCACATTGGATTTCCTCCCCCGTTTGGCATTCCTACCAGGGGGCATGGTAGGGCTACCACTACTTTGCACAAGGGCTTTCTTTCCTTTTTGACTTCTAGTAACATGTCTAGCTATAGAAACATTCacctttctctcatttttttcctagACCAAACTAAAGTAAAAGGTTCCTCATCCAACTCATTTTCCTCGCTCCATTTCATGTCCAGAGGGGTTTGGTCTCCTTTTCCATTAGTCAACATCAGGGTATTATTATTATCATCCTTATTAACATCTTTACCCTCCCAGAAGTCTCTATTTCTGGATCTTTCCAGTTCTCTTAAAATATCTATATTAGCAAAATCAGACTCTGGTATGTCAACACCCATCTTAATTGCTCTAAGAACAAGAACTGGATCTGACAAGGCATCAAATGAGTTATGTTTTAAATTGTTACCTTCCGTGTTCCTCTTTTTTGCCGCAGCTGCAGCCTTGTCCTCCACACGCTCCAGTTTACTCTGcacattcctcaagctgaagcgtAAGTTTTCCTCAGTGACCAAAGGAGGGGTGGGAATCACCTCAACATTCACTTCAGGAGATTCCACCCTATATTCATTGACCACTTTCAGAGCTAGTCATGATGCCCCACCACCTCCACAACCTGTGGCAAGGATTTAACCAAATCAGAATAGGATTTCACTGTTTCCTTATACTCAAGATTTTTTTTATAGGAGTCTGTTGGGAAGGGGTACTTACTTTCTCTTTCACTCCCTGCTCATGTTCATATTTCATGGTTTCAATAAGCAGTGAGGTGTGGAGAGAGTCATCAGACTCAGCACTCTCTTGAGATTCCCGCATCGGGTCAGGTACTACACGCTggggaaagggaagagatttcccccCAAGCCCAGATGAAGTACTGCCCATCTGCATATGAGGATTCACAGCATGTTTGTTCTTTTCATGTTTCCCTCCATCATCACTAGTAGGCACCCGTATCTCATTGTGCTCACGATTAGGATCCCTGATCAGCACCTGGTCTACCTCATAAGTGAAATCATAGAAATGCCCTCCCAAAACTGATTCTGCTATCCCAGGTATCGCATCAACATTTCTGCACCCAAGTTTCACACGAAGAGAAGCAGGACGATGCAAGGTTGCATTATCGATCTCTAGTGGAATCCCCACCAGCGAGGCCACAAAAGCTACATTCCTCTCACTTCTCTTATCTAGTGGGATATTAATCACCCTCACCCAGACCACTTCCATGATTCCTTTCGATCCCACAACTGAGGACCATTGAGTGGCATGTATAACAGCCCCACTCGTTTTCAGAGTAACTTTCCCCACATAACAGATTTGAGCAACCGCTCGAGGATTAGAAAATCGCACCACATACACCCCAGGACCAATGGCATGGGCTGAACAACGCCATCCAGTAGCAAGATAGTCAGATAAATCCAACTCCATCTGCCTAGTCGAAGTTTCCCCCTCAACAATGTTAACAACAATATTATTGGATCTCCCCTTAAGCTGACTAGCAGTGCACGAATCATGGATATAGTAAAACCCCTGCCCCTTCGACTGAAAAGCACACACCGGGGCAATACACTCCCAGGGAGTGAATGCCGTGCAGACAGAAGCCAGATGCCCTAACTTATTGCATCTCTCACAGAAAACTTGAGGACATCTAGCAGGAGGATGATCATTCGACTTGCATATGGGGCAGGAGATAGGGTTCTTGGTAGGGGGCACCTGGGTGATGTTCTGCTTACCATGCGGGCGACAAATCGGAGATGAAGTTTGGCCGCTTCCAGTATCCCCCGACGCCACCGCCGACTGCTGCTTCTCCACCCAAATCCCTCCATCTTGGTGCTCTTGGCGCCTGGTGGTTGCAGCCGCCTCCCAGCGCGCGGTGTCCGCCGAGCAGAGGTGGGGTTGGACGAGGCAAAGATggtgcggtcgccgtcgccgtcgccgtcgccctcgctCCGCTTCCCGGAGTACTTGTTCTTGTCGCCGCCATGGCCGTTGCCGCGGCCAGTGTTCCTCCCCGCGCCGCGACCCATGCCGCGCCCTGCACGGGCCGCATCCGCGCCTTGACGCTGATCTCCCTAGAATCCGCGCCCCGCATCAGTCGCCATGGATGGCAAGGCAGCAACCTCCGCGAAGGATCGAGGATCTCCGCCAACCTTGCCTCTCCACCACCCCCACTCCTCTCTAGACCTCATCTAGGGTTTTTTTCCGCCGTCCAGAGATGAGCGAGGGCAGAATCCAGGTCAAGCAGCGGGCGAGATGGGGATTTTATACCCGCACCGCACGCCCATGGTCAAGGGTGTACGCTTGGATGTGAGCCCACGTGTCGCGCATCTGCCATGGATGTGTGGGGACGGAAGGCCATGCCCGCGTCGCACCGCATCCGGGCCTCCGTGTACCGGGCCCCCGTGTACCGCGCCCGAGCGACTCGAACcctccgccgtcttctccgccgacgagctcgtcgccggcaggcGATCTCAAACCTTCGCGAAATGGCAAGGAAACGAGATCACATCTCCAATGTCGATGGATTCGTTCTCGCGGAGATACCGCGCATCCACGGTGACGCCACGGTCATCCACAAGCACGGACATCGTGTGACAGTTGCTGCTACGTTCAAAGCATTCGGTTGTTTTAACTGAAAAACGGGTACCATCGGTAGGTATGGTAATGTCGCTAGGTGGCTGCTGGTGCCCCATGCTCGTGGCAGGCTCACCTCAAGCTACGCACGCTCATCTACTAATAACTTTGGTGCTGACCGCAGCATCCTATATGCCGTAACTGCACGCGTCCCCCGTTGGCGTGCACCAAGCGTCACTGCACCGTTTGTTTAATCATCTGTGATCCATTTTGTCAAAGCCACGTAGCTAGTACCCCGTGTTTCCCGGAATTTCGAAGCCACGTACGTTCAGCCTTGGCGGACCGAAAGTACATTGCACGGATTAAATTAGCAGTGATCGGTACATTGCCTGTCGTGCAGGGTTTATATCGCTAGTCAGTAATCACTACAGTATACAGTACAGTACAGTTCACACAGTAGAGTCAAGCTAGCAGCTCGCCTTGCACGAAACGTTCCATCGAGAACATGGCAGCATGCATGCAGCTCAGGGCACAGCACATACATGCACCCCCCACAAAATATGTCAACCCGAAGCTTCGGCAGCCGGCTGCCGGAGAGGCGGGGACCGGACTGAAATCTAGTTTCATTTGTAGTGCTATACACGCGTTCATACAAGATAGGCATGTCGgcacacgcatgcatgcaccgAGAAGATGCTGGGCACTCGGGCAGCACCGTGCTGCTCCCTACGAGCCACGGCATGGCACGGCCGGCGAGGATGACCTGACGAGCGTCGCTAACCTCCGGGCGAGGGCGGTGAGTGGAAATGCGAGCGGCTTCGAGAACCCTAATCTCTGACTAGCTACCTTATACTAGTAATTACTAATGAGCTGAAGCTGCAATCATGTGTCATGCGTGCGTGTGCATTACTCTGTGGTCGACACGTACGGCTAATCGGAGTGAGACCCGAtaaccatgtactccctccgttccgatttactcgccGTGGTTTtaattgaactaaaaccacggcgagtaaatcggaacggagggaggctgacaggtgggccttcGACCACCTCAGCAAATTATCCATGTAGGCATGCCACATCGGCCCGACAGATGGGCCCAACCGGTCAGATTCGCTGTTTTCGTGGCCAAATTTgagcatcagtgctccgcgttacgTATTAGGCGCAATTCTGGTGGTTTTTTGTGCCCTGCCTCAAATGTGGTACCGATCTGTTACCCTAGCCCAtaatgtggtggttttgggtaaataactcaaCATTAGCTTACGTTGACAGGTACTAGTCCAGTAGTGCATGCCTTATTGAGAAGAGTAGTATAACAGTGACATCGTACGACAGTTGCTGCCACGTTCAAAGCATTCGGTTATTTTAACTGAAAAACGGGTACCATCGCCCTGCTCGCTAGGTATACTGATGTTGCTAGGTGGCTGCTGGTGTCCCATGCTCGTCGCAGGCTCACCTCAAGCTACCTACGCTCATCTACTAAGTTCGCTGCTGACCGCAGCATCCTATATcccgtaagagcatctccaacacacGCGCAACACGCTTAAATAAATGTACATCACCGAAATAACATCTTTTTGCACGCAGCAGAGCACTCGCTCCAACGGCCGCTGCAAATATTGCGCGCGTGAGTGGCTCCAATAGGCACTGCAAAAAACACGGCGCGTGAACAACTGGAGCACATACGAACAACATTTAAAACAACATATATATTAAAATTCAATGATACAAATAGCATAGTTTAACCCAACACTACAAACTAGTCCATACGATACAAATAAAAATAGATAAACGATACTACGGTGCAAATATACTAGAAACTactcctcgccgtcctcctcctcggtggtgTAGTCCGACGACAGAAACGAGTCATCCCACTGAGGATCGTTGTCGTCAAAGGTCGATGCAGCTCCCAGTTCGCACTGCGCTATCGCCAGGGCCTTCCGCTCACGCCTATCCGCCAGATCCGCGGCTCGCTTTGCCCTCCTCTCCGCCCAGAGGGCGTTCTCATTGGCGACGTCTTGCGGGAAGCGCTGCCGTCACTCCGCCATGGCGGTCTCGAATGTCCCCAGGCTGAGACGTACGCCGCCGGAGCGGATCTTGGCGTAAAACATGCCGGAGGGGTgggcgcggacgccgcggtagccggaTGTGCTCCGAACGCGCGGCGGAGGCGCGGCGGCATGGGAAGAAGGGCacggcgtcggtggcggggcgctggaggcGAGGAAGAACGGCGAGGCGGGGAAGAAGAATGGCGGTTGGCGGGCTAGCGCGTGCGGCTTTTATAGAGCACGCCCGACGCCGCGCGCCAAATCTGCCGCGCGCGGGGCCGCTTTTTCGCGTGCGCGCACACTTCTTTCTCCCGCGCCTGCTGCAGCACGCCAAACCGCCCCGTGCGTGCTAAAACCTGTTTTTTTCGCCGTTTATTTAATCATATATGTGATCCATTTTGTCAAAGCCACGTAGTACCCCGTTCCCCAGAATTTCGAAGCCACGTACGTCCAGCCTTGGCTGAGGATTAAATTAGGAGTGATCGGTGCGTTGCCTGTCGTGCTGGGTTCATATCGCTTATTATCAGTAATCACGTATACAGTACAGTTCACACCCTGAGCAGAGTTAAAGCTAGCAGCTCGCCTTGAACGCAACGTTCCATCGACAACAtggcagcatgcatgcatgcagctcaGGGCACAGCACACACATAAAATGTCAGCCCGAAGCTTCAGCGGCCGGCTGCCGGAGAGGCGGGGACCGGACTGAAATCCAGTTCCATTTGTAGTACTACACGCGTTCGGAAACGATAGGCCCGACCTAGCCGGGCCGGCACTCATCAGCACCGCGCTGCTCCCTACTAGCCACGGCACGGCAGGGCCAGCCGGCGAGGATGACCTGATCGACGAGCGCCGTTAACCTCCGGGCGAGGGCGGCGGAGTGGACATGCGAGCGGCTTCGAGAAATCTAATCTCCGACCAGCTACCTTAATTATAACAAGCTAaagctgcatgcatgcatcacgATCCTGATAAAAGTCAGAGAGCATGGAGATCAAATCAGGTACGGCCTGCGGCCGGCGGCGCCAGGGTTTGATACGAGGGAGAAGACCGCACAAAAGGAAGCCCACGACCCATGTTTTCTCCCGGGAAAGCCTCCATCTCCTTGTCAGCAAGCCACGTCCGACTCGCGTTGCCGGTTCTGAGTCAGCACGTAGAGTTTAAGTACATTACGTTAGACTACAGAGGCCGCTTTTTAGGGCTTCAAGATCGATCGACTCACCAGGACAAGTAAGAAGCGCGGACTCCAGACTACGGGcttgtaagacaataggctttggggggaaccggcacaaccctctaggggtggcctatcacatatatatataatgaggtggtatacaacgttacaatatacacatgtaaatacagtctaacaccctccctcaatcttagccactttttaatgaatctagaagggtaagattgcgcctgcaagtctcaaactgtggcaaaggcaat is a window encoding:
- the LOC100049040 gene encoding galactinol synthase 3 — translated: MAPMLKRIAQDEPKKAAYVTFLAGSGDYWKGVVGLAKGLRAVKSAYPLVVAVLPDVPEDHRQKLLAQGCLVREIVPVYPPESQTQFAMAYYVINYSKLRIWEFVEYERMVYLDADIQVYDNVDHLFDLEKGSFYAVKDCFCEKTWSHTKQYEIGYCQQCPDRVVWPERDLGVPPPPLYFNAGMFVHEPSMATAKALLDKLVVTDPTPFAEQDFLNMFFRDVYTPIPPVYNLVLAMLWRHPENIQLHKVKVVHYCAAGSKPWRYTGEEANMDREDIKMLVKKWWAIYDDESLNYKPAADPLRAALAEVVAVKSFPAPSAA